ACAGTGAGTGGGAAAACTGGAGCTGGGAATGTGATGGATTGGAGTGTTAGCACTGCTTATAAGACCTTAAAAGGTACTCTTTTAATCCACTATGATTTTGCATGCATCTTCTCTCCTGTGATAGTAAATATGTTCATTTGCTTAGAGCATTCTGAATACAATAACAGGAAGGAAATTGCTTCCTTATTTTTATCAGAAACAAGATTCATATACCAATCCCAAATCCCAATTGATTTGGGATTAAGACTTGTTAACAAAGCTCTTTGACCTTCGTTGGCTTATTGCATATACTATGTTTATATGATCTTCTCTTTATTGCTCTCCCCCAAACAGAAATGGAACCCAAATCCCTTGCCGTCGTGGAGGCTACAAGTACAATCCTTTCAAACGTAGAATCTACAGATATGGGGCTGGGAACTTCAGAGAAAGTGAATATCGCTTCTATAACAAAACCAAGGAAAAAGACCATGACATCAGTGTATCTCAAGTACTTTGAGACAGCTACTGATGGGAAAACTAGGAGATGTAAATTTTGTGGACAGAGTTATTCAATTGCAACCGCCACTGGTAATTTCTCTTGTCTAAACCTTTTTGCCTCTCTAAGGTGAGACAAATGCTTAATTTTCACGTGAGCCTCTAGAATCAGAAGCGGAGCCAAgatttaaagtttatgggttcgGTAATCTAATCTGtttaagttactgggttctaaattaataattgtACATTTTCGATGAATTTCTTAAGACAAATACATGGTTTGGACAAAAGCTACTGGATTCGCCCGAACCCGTAGGCCGTGTTCTATCTCCGCCCCTGTCTAGAATCAACTCCAATTTCAAACTAAAGAGGTGAGGGGAGTGGTGAAAAAAAATTGGTTACATCAAATGTGATCTGTAGAATCGGGATTATGGAAATACTATTCCAAATATTGGTGAAAAGTTCTTACGATGATCATGCTTAATACGGATATTTAGGTAGTATGTGTAGACCGTGACGTTCTTCTTCCTTTTTGTAAGGCAACTTGGGAAGACATCTCAGCAATCGCCATCCAGGATATGATATAACAGTGAATGTTGCCACTCCTGCTCCACAACCAGTCAGTATTCCCAAGAAGCTTCAACCTCAACCTCAAACCAAAATACCTCAACTGGAGCTTGATCATTTAAACTGGTTGCTCATCAAGTGGCTTATTCTCTCATCTCTACCTCCTTGTACATTGGACGAACATTGGCTTTTGAACTCATTTAAATTTCTCAGCCCAACAATAAAAACTTGGCCGGGGGACAAGTTCCAAACAGTACTTTGTGAAGTTTTTAGAAGCATGCAGGAAGATGTAAGGGTGATAGTGGACCAAGTTTCTTCCAAGGTCTCTATAACTCTTGATTTCTGGACATCTTACGAGCAACTCCTCTATATGAGTATTACTTGCCAGTGGATTGATGAAAATTGGACTTTCCAGAGGATGCTCCTTGATGTTTGTCATATATCTTCTCCTTGTGGGGCTGctgaaattgctcatgcactacTGAAGGTCCTTAAAATGTATAATATTGACAACAGAGTTCTCTGTTGCACCCATGATAATAGTCCAATTGCACTGCATGCATGCCATACACTTAAAGAAGACATGGACAACCAGAAAATGAGTTCCTTCTACTATCTTCCATGCGCTGCTCATACTCTGAATTCAATCATAAATGATGGACTAAGATCTACGAAGTCGATAATCTCCAAAATAAGGGAGTTTGTCTTAAAGATGAACACATCCTTGGAGATTTCTCAGGATTTTCTTCAATGTTGCAATGCTTATCAAGAAGGCAATTGGAAATTCCCTCTTGATGCCTCGCCTCGTTGGAGTGGCAATTATCAGATGCTAGACATTGCACGGAAGGTATTCTTCTTTATTGttaaattgttttcttcaatCTCAAGTTACTGGCTGATTGTGAAAATACTTAGAACAATATAAAAACATACATCTAACTTAAATATATAATCAAGAACAAGATTCTTGACATTGCATTGGTTTGTTCTTTCTTGTTGAATGTGCTCCTCAATCTCAAGTTACGAGCTTCCTTTAAAATATTTAAGGACAAGATTAAGAGGTTAAAAACATACATCGAACCTATATTCTATCAGACCTATATTATGTAAAAACACACGTCTAACCTATATTATATAAAAACTTACATCTAACTTTTCTTGTAAAAGTTTAACCTGTAAAGTTCAGCTATCTTGAAGAGACTACAATAAAGGCTCAATCTCTTATAAGCTGAGACAATATCTTCAAATCTGTTACAGGAAAAACTGAGCAGACCTAACGTGAAAACTTAAACAGGTCTTTATTGGATAAGTTCTTAATGCTTAACTGAAATCATTCTTTACACCCGATTGAGGGAGAAGAGAGCAGCATTTTGAGCTTCTTTACGGTTTCCTCCATTAAACTCTTAGGAGAGAAATGAGGAGCCACATGCAAAACCTATTAAAAAGAAGGAACTTTGATAAATGATAATTATGAATGTCAAATAGTTCAAAATAACTTTGCTCTTGAAGTGCAAAACCTATTCAAAAGAACTTCTACACTTGGTTTAATTATTTGGACTGAAAAACCAAAATAATATCATTCACTAACATCCAATTTACAATTGGATATCTGTTAGTTACTAAATTGCGCACAAGACACGTAGATATGGCAACATTGTTGAGTTATGGGCTGGTTTCTTACTAAATTGTGCACAAGACACGTAGGTATGCCAACATTTTTGAGTTATGGGCTGATCATTTTGTTATTTACCAAGACCATCTTAAGGGGGAAAGACAAAAATGGATTTGAAAAGTAGATTTTGCTTTTACATGTAGTCTACCAATCAGCAATGACCTTCCTTATATTTTGCCATGCAGGCAGGTAAATCAATGGAATCTATTGTCCGGAAGTATGATGAACTAGGCAGTATGCTCCTGAACACTGCGGAGAAGAATGCTGTGAATATAATGCATGCATATTTGGAACCCTTCTATAAAACCATCAATGACATATGCACAAACAAAGTACTAACAATTGGTTTGATTCTTTTCTTCATGGATCACATTTCTGAAATAGTTGCCGCTTGTAGAGACTCTCGACACAGCCCTGACTGGCTCAAGAGTGCTGCTGAAGAAATGGCCACAAAAGCCCGAAGCTATAACGACCAGGTTTGCAATGTTTTCACATATATGACTGCAATACTTGATCCAAGAATAAAAGTTGAGCTCATTCCTGAAAAACTCAACTCCGAAGATTACTTGGAAGAAGCCAGAAGCTAtttcataagaaactattccacCAGCCATTTTTCTGCTATCACCAGTCCCTACGCTGCACAGGAGCTAGAAGATGGAGGGAGCGTTTCTTTTGCAGAAGAAATTGCTCGTAAGAAACGTAGGTCAAGCATGTCCTCTGCCACAGATGAGCTCACTCAATATTTATCAGAGCCTCCCGCTCCAATACCAATAGATGTCTTGGAATGGTGGAGGGTGAACAACACACGCTACCCACGTTTGTCGGTGATGGCTCGGGACTTTTTGGCTGTACAGCCAACTGCATTGGCGCCTGAAGACCTTTTCTGCAGCAAAGGTGATGAGATAGATAAGCAGAGGTTCTCAACACCCTATGAGAGCACCCAAGCTTCGCATTGTGTAAAGTCATGGTTGCAAGGCGGATTTAAGTTGAAGTATAAATCAACTGAAATTGATTATGAGAGGTTAATGGAAATGGCAACCGCTACAGCAGCTGAAAATACTACAACAGCTTCCGACAAGAAACAGAAATCATGATAGATTTTTAATTGATGAAACTGAAGGACCAAATTGAGGCCATAGAATGGTTGAGAAACTTTCAACCAGAGGCCAAACTTGTGTTCTCTGTAATATGTAGATCTATCATTTGTTAGTGTACAGGTTTGAATAGAGAGAAGCCTAACCCAAGACAATGAATTTATGTTCTTAGGAATTGTAGTGCCTGTGTTTCAAcataaattttttctttttcttgaagtCCTGGTAACAGTGTAGAGGTTATCAAATTTTATTAACTGATAGTCTGAATTAGCAGCTACTTTAGTTTCAATGTGCAAACTGGAGCATGAACTTTTCTTTATGTATATTTTATCCTTTAACCAGCGATGGTGCGTCTCTCGAGATGCAGAAATCTGATACAAAGATGTAAACATGCTACATGGGAAAC
This sequence is a window from Nicotiana sylvestris chromosome 3, ASM39365v2, whole genome shotgun sequence. Protein-coding genes within it:
- the LOC104218425 gene encoding putative AC transposase isoform X2 translates to MDWSVSTAYKTLKEMEPKSLAVVEATSTILSNVESTDMGLGTSEKVNIASITKPRKKTMTSVYLKYFETATDGKTRRCKFCGQSYSIATATGNLGRHLSNRHPGYDITVNVATPAPQPVSIPKKLQPQPQTKIPQLELDHLNWLLIKWLILSSLPPCTLDEHWLLNSFKFLSPTIKTWPGDKFQTVLCEVFRSMQEDVRVIVDQVSSKVSITLDFWTSYEQLLYMSITCQWIDENWTFQRMLLDVCHISSPCGAAEIAHALLKVLKMYNIDNRVLCCTHDNSPIALHACHTLKEDMDNQKMSSFYYLPCAAHTLNSIINDGLRSTKSIISKIREFVLKMNTSLEISQDFLQCCNAYQEGNWKFPLDASPRWSGNYQMLDIARKAGKSMESIVRKYDELGSMLLNTAEKNAVNIMHAYLEPFYKTINDICTNKVLTIGLILFFMDHISEIVAACRDSRHSPDWLKSAAEEMATKARSYNDQVCNVFTYMTAILDPRIKVELIPEKLNSEDYLEEARSYFIRNYSTSHFSAITSPYAAQELEDGGSVSFAEEIARKKRRSSMSSATDELTQYLSEPPAPIPIDVLEWWRVNNTRYPRLSVMARDFLAVQPTALAPEDLFCSKGDEIDKQRFSTPYESTQASHCVKSWLQGGFKLKYKSTEIDYERLMEMATATAAENTTTASDKKQKS
- the LOC104218425 gene encoding putative AC transposase isoform X1, which codes for MNFQAGTVSGKTGAGNVMDWSVSTAYKTLKEMEPKSLAVVEATSTILSNVESTDMGLGTSEKVNIASITKPRKKTMTSVYLKYFETATDGKTRRCKFCGQSYSIATATGNLGRHLSNRHPGYDITVNVATPAPQPVSIPKKLQPQPQTKIPQLELDHLNWLLIKWLILSSLPPCTLDEHWLLNSFKFLSPTIKTWPGDKFQTVLCEVFRSMQEDVRVIVDQVSSKVSITLDFWTSYEQLLYMSITCQWIDENWTFQRMLLDVCHISSPCGAAEIAHALLKVLKMYNIDNRVLCCTHDNSPIALHACHTLKEDMDNQKMSSFYYLPCAAHTLNSIINDGLRSTKSIISKIREFVLKMNTSLEISQDFLQCCNAYQEGNWKFPLDASPRWSGNYQMLDIARKAGKSMESIVRKYDELGSMLLNTAEKNAVNIMHAYLEPFYKTINDICTNKVLTIGLILFFMDHISEIVAACRDSRHSPDWLKSAAEEMATKARSYNDQVCNVFTYMTAILDPRIKVELIPEKLNSEDYLEEARSYFIRNYSTSHFSAITSPYAAQELEDGGSVSFAEEIARKKRRSSMSSATDELTQYLSEPPAPIPIDVLEWWRVNNTRYPRLSVMARDFLAVQPTALAPEDLFCSKGDEIDKQRFSTPYESTQASHCVKSWLQGGFKLKYKSTEIDYERLMEMATATAAENTTTASDKKQKS